In Mammaliicoccus sp. Marseille-Q6498, the genomic stretch GAAAATAAAAACAATCCCGTTAGAGCAAAAAAACTGCCAACAAGTTCACTTTAAGTGACTTTGTCGACAGTCTTAACCCACCAACAAGCAAAATCTTCATTTTGTTTGTTGGTGGGTTTGTTTTTTTTTTTTTAGTCGCTAAAGATTACATTCCAAGTATCTTTTTTAGATAAGAAATCTGAAGCGAGTTGTTGCGCGCCTTCTAATGAGTGGCTTGCTGCCCAACCGCATTGTACTTCGTTACAAGCTGGTACTTCTGTAGCTTGTTTAACGTCTTCTAATGTAAGTTCTAAAATATTTAATACATCATCGTAATCGTCATGATTGATAAATGAAGCATAAAAACCAGTTTGGCAACCCATTGGACTAACATCAACAACTTTGTCAGTATGGTTACGGATATTTTCTGCCATTAAATGTTCTAATGAGTGTAATGCTGGCATTTCCATATGTTCTTTATTTGGTTGTTTAAATCGAATATCGTATTTATGGATGACATCACCATTTTGTCCTTCTTTTATTCCTGCAAGTCTTACAAAAGGTGCTTCAACTTTTGTATGATCTAAATTAAAACTTTCTACGTTCATTTTTGTCATGAAGATTCCTCCTTTGATTTCGGCATCATTATATCAACAAAATTTTGAAAAAACAATCAATTCAGATTTCATTTGCTTTCTTTATGTGTTACTTTATAGGATAATATAATAAAATATTCTGAAATTGTGGTGATGAGATGGTAAGGTTACAAGTGGTCCCATACGACAGTATTTGGCAACATCTTTTTTTAGAAGAGAAGAAGTATCTACAGTCGTTACTAAAAGAGCATAGCATTAGCATTGAACATATTGGGTCAACAGCAATTCCTGGATTATCTGCTAAAC encodes the following:
- a CDS encoding S-ribosylhomocysteine lyase, which gives rise to MTKMNVESFNLDHTKVEAPFVRLAGIKEGQNGDVIHKYDIRFKQPNKEHMEMPALHSLEHLMAENIRNHTDKVVDVSPMGCQTGFYASFINHDDYDDVLNILELTLEDVKQATEVPACNEVQCGWAASHSLEGAQQLASDFLSKKDTWNVIFSD